A section of the Lynx canadensis isolate LIC74 chromosome A1, mLynCan4.pri.v2, whole genome shotgun sequence genome encodes:
- the MZT1 gene encoding mitotic-spindle organizing protein 1 isoform X1 produces the protein MTEEMKWKGLSASSHGGGTTRIYPPAWKTTTKPIQNNGFQDTGHQAVKESDPKHSKCILLEISRILNTGLDMETLSICVRLCEQGINPEALSSVIKELRKATEALKAAENATS, from the exons actgaagaaatgaaatggaaagggCTGTCAGCTTCCAGCCATGGTGGAGGAACAACCCGGATTTACCCTCCTGcctggaaaacaacaacaaaaccgaTACAGAACAATGGTTTTCAAGACACTGGACATCAGGCTGTGAAGGAAAGTGATCCTAAGCACAGTAAATGCA TTCTGTTGGAAATTTCAAGAATTTTGAATACTGGCTTAGATATGGAAACTCTGTCTATTTGTGTACGTCTTTGTGAACAAGGAATTAACCCAGAAGCTTTATCGTCGGTTATTAAGGAACTTCGCAAGGCCACTGAAGCACTAAAG GCTGCTGAAAATGCGACAAGCTGA